A portion of the Drosophila sechellia strain sech25 chromosome 2R, ASM438219v1, whole genome shotgun sequence genome contains these proteins:
- the LOC6607869 gene encoding coenzyme Q-binding protein COQ10, mitochondrial isoform X3, which translates to MLKGSTLKALDVRILWPLIETRSAVEDTSAASPAASTGPT; encoded by the exons ATGCTAAAGGGTAGCACACTAAAAGCACTGGACGTCAGAATCTTATGGCCCCTTATTGAAACAAGGTCAGCAG TGGAGGACACCAGCGCAGCTTCTCCAGCAGCATCCACCGGTCCTACATAA
- the LOC6607872 gene encoding peptidyl-prolyl cis-trans isomerase H, whose translation MPNWNQIQSQLRSSNNPVVFFDIAVGTTEIGRMIFELFADTVPRTAENFRQFCTGEYRPDGVPIGYKGASFHRVIKDFMIQGGDFVQGDGTGVTSIYGNTFGDENFTLKHDSPGLLSMANSGKETNGCQFFITCAKCNFLDGKHVVFGRVLDGLLIMRKIENVPTGPNNKPKLPVTISQCGQM comes from the exons atgccTAACTGGAATCAAATACAGTCCCAACTGAGAAGCTCCAACAATCCCGTCGTTTTCTTCGACATTGCTGTAGGCACAACG GAAATCGGACGAATGATATTCGAACTCTTTGCGGACACAGTGCCCCGAACGGCGGAAAACTTCCGGCAGTTCTGCACGGGCGAGTACAGACCGGATGGCGTTCCCATTGGCTACAAAGGCGCCAGTTTCCATCGGGTGATCAAGGACTTCATGATCCAGGGCGGCGACTTTGTACAGGGCGACGGCACCGGCGTGACCAGCATATACGGCAACACCTTCGGCGACGAGAACTTCACCCTGAAGCACGACTCGCCCGGCCTCCTTTCTATGGCAAACAGTGGCAAGGAGACGAACGGCTGCCAATTCTTTATCACCTGCGCCAAGTGCAACTTTTTAGACGGCAAGCACGTGGTGTTCGGTCGGGTTCTGGATGGACTGCTTATTATGCGGAAGATCGAGAACGTACCCACGGGCCCCAATAACAAGCCGAAGCTCCCAGTGACCATTTCGCAATGCGGGCAAATGTAG
- the LOC6607874 gene encoding uncharacterized protein LOC6607874, which translates to MRFFLWYVFVLSSMTVFQKANAKSRLTANLTDDPLQAYNEVVQNLIRNWEYPVFYLKKRGFLPRNYEDASRIKPSLDALMQRIKRAKRDHTNTMKGGSKEMSNDYPNNQRGFQMSTSSMLSSLEQLKVIEGQATKAKSKAKSGEQVKELLAMKRRLEELQQVATGQDQPGYRRQIKLTPIVKVPGKSAQSYDEILERMIEKTSPYYTQHSNWHLETHPNQLAPPGATQNVGNVQMAPKDDKPLTLEHIQLHAYTANSAPRNLLHKSAVDLPTLRAAETQRSTTKTEASNVESKLRAPTYLNWDMENGRLDNYSSVDKEAYLNQLVRVFGRNMDFKEPTQKGKEPTVS; encoded by the exons ATGCGATTTTTTCTATG GTATGTCTTCGTGCTCAGCTCCATGACTGTATTTCAAAAGGCCAATGCCAAGTCAAGACTCACAGCAAATTTGACAGACGACCCATTGCAGGCCTATAATGAGGTCGTCCAAAATTTGATTAGGAACTGGGAGTATCCAGTTTTCTATCTGAAAAAACGAGGTTTCCTGCCCAGAAACTACGAGGATGCGTCAAGAATCAAGCCTAGTCTGGACGCCCTGATGCAACGAATAAAAAGGGCCAAAAGGGATCACACAAACACTATGAAAGGAGGATCCAAAGAAATGTCAAATGATTACCCAAATAATCAACGTGGCTTTCAGATGTCAACGAGCTCCATGCTTTCCAGTTTGGAGCAGTTGAAAGTCATCGAAGGCCAGGCTACGAAGGCGAAGTCCAAGGCCAAGTCAGGTGAGCAGGTGAAAGAGCTGCTGGCCATGAAACGGCGATTGGAAGAGTTGCAACAGGTAGCCACCGGTCAGGATCAGCCAGGATACCGTAGGCAGATTAAGCTAACTCCAATAGTCAAGGTACCAGGGAAGTCAGCACAAAGCTATGACGAAATACTGGAGCGAATGATTGAAAAGACGAGCCCATACTACACACAGCACTCCAATTGGCATTTAGAAACCCATCCAAATCAATTAGCTCCTCCAGGAGCAACCCAAAATGTTGGTAATGTGCAGATGGCTCCCAAAGACGATAAGCCGCTGACTTTAGAACATATCCAGTTGCATGCGTATACAGCGAACAGTGCTCCCCGGAATTTATTGCATAAATCCGCAGTTGATCTGCCCACACTTAGAGCAGCGGAGACCCAGAGGAGCACGACCAAAACGGAGGCATCTAACGTCGAATCGAAATTGCGCGCGCCCACGTATTTGAACTGGGACATGGAAAACGGTCGACTGGATAATTACTCAAGCGTGGACAAGGAGGCCTATTTGAACCAGTTGGTGAGAGTGTTTGGGCGAAATATGGATTTCAAGGAGCCCACTCAAAAAGGAAAAGAGCCGACAGTTTCTTAG
- the LOC6607871 gene encoding post-GPI attachment to proteins factor 3 yields the protein MSSRNLSAIVLLLGALVAACQASNGDRTQFFHNCRQNCERTNCSADGLEIQEQAVKFYQQSVFDRLFQWSCADECQYGCMWRTVFAFFERGWPIPQFYGKWPFLRLLGMQEPASVIFSCLNFVVHLRLLRKFRREVRPDSPCYMLTHIFAVTSLNGWIWSAIFHTRDFPLTELLDYAFAYSIILCSLYVMVMRMLHRYSLFLRGVITLAFLSYYINYFAYLSVGRFNYAFNMMVNVATGVIAAVGWFVWCHFVRTRRPYFRRILRFYILMALAMSLELLDFPPILWILDAHALWHLATIPLASLYYDFMIEDCRTLRKEKAAAGGYSFYN from the exons ATGTCTAGTCGTAATTTAAGTGCAATAGTCCTGCTCCTTGGGGCGTTAGTGGCCGCCTGCCAAGCCTCCAACGGCGACCGCACACAGTTTTTTCACAATTGTCGACAGAACTGCGAGCGAACGAACTGCTCGGCAG ATGGGCTGGAGATCCAGGAGCAGGCAGTCAAGTTTTACCAGCAATCAGTGTTCGACCGGCTCTTCCAGTGGAGCTGCGCGGACGAGTGTCAGTATGGATGCATGTGGAGAACGGTGTTCGCCTTCTTTGAACGCGGTTGGCCGATTCCGCAGTTCTACGGCAAGTGGCCCTTCCTCCGCCTTCTGGGCATGCAGGAGCCGGCCTCAGTTATCTTCTCCTGCCTCAATTTTGTCGTTCACCTGCGCTTGTTACGCAAGTTCCGCCGAGAAGTGCGTCCGGACAGTCCCTGCTATATGCTGACCCACATATTCGCAGTG ACGAGTCTCAACGGCTGGATCTGGTCGGCCATCTTTCACACAAGGGACTTTCCACTGACCGAGTTGCTGGACTACGCCTTTGCCTACTCCATCATCTTGTGCTCACTTTACGTCATGGTCATGCGGATGCTGCACCGCTACTCGCTGTTCCTGCGAGGTGTGATCACGTTGGCCTTCCTCTCCTACTACATTAACTACTTTGCCTACTTGAGCGTGGGGCGGTTCAACTATGCCTTCAACATGATGGTAAACGTGGCCACGGGAGTGATAGCGGCAGTGGGATGGTTCGTTTGGTGTCACTTTGTGCGCACCCGCAGGCCCTATTTTAGAAGGATCCTGCGTTTCTATATTCTCATGGCGTTGGCCATGAGCCTTGAACTGCTTGACTTCCCGCCCATCCTCTGGATTCTAGATGCTCATGCTCTGTGGCACTTGGCAACAATCCCTCTGGCATCCCTCTACTATGA CTTCATGATAGAGGACTGTCGAACCCTGCGAAAGGAGAAGGCTGCGGCCGGCGGCTATTCATTCTACAATTAG
- the LOC6607870 gene encoding D-glucuronyl C5-epimerase B isoform X1 — MSKYLSSQRDALSAPALPVSREIREQLKSQGVKQREPLVFFIMRLNLKAVLLVLTVAVVVITLGVYMRCAAFSFSPDLVRPLDRSARQSSSGGETTALHDIECSINQEYTVHCKRDENANEVYVPFSFLRNYFDVSGAVSTNSNEVAKFNWVHSTAKVNLPRGKYDARGVFMYFENYNVEVRDRVKCISAAEGVPVSTQWEKRGYFYPTQIAQFALSHYSKNLTEPAPRVRVLEDGDGNQMEWSTPKASNMSRIWHHKFNTSVVQFETAPGYEGVISIALNQTLDLLLSVDLLLVTNSSSLMITVQNRDTRHTYSLHYIPADLLLSVQDTNIYYGLGGSALNKWRHITRDLHIDLQKGVMGDKRSPLKIRRSDLEVISIGFLGLGFFDNITLSTSDHLAHFYDAAEWFVHNQDPKTGGWTNPVRRSLNGFAELRPGWISAMGQGHAISVLARAYWHSGGDERYLRAAAAGLQPYRVFSRDGGVLAQFMDKFYWYEEYPTTPPSYVLNGFIYSLLGLYDLNSTAPGKIAREAGKLFAQGMHSLKKMLLLFDTGSGTSYDLRHLSLGVAPNLARWDYHATHVNQLLLLATIDSDPLIAQTAERWKGYMFGRRAKHN; from the exons ATGTCCAAATATCTAAGCAGTCAGAGAGATGCCCTTTCCGCACCCGCGCTTCCAGTAAGCAGGGAAATCCGGGAGCAACTAAAATCCCAAGGGGTAAAG CAACGCGAGCCACTGGTCTTTTTCATCATGCGACTGAACCTAAAAGCCGTGCTGCTTGTCCTCACGGTGGCTGTGGTGGTGATCACTCTTGGCGTGTATATGCGCTGCGCCGCCTTCTCCTTTTCGCCGGACTTGGTGCGACCTCTGGACCGGTCCGCAAGGCAGTCCTCCAGCGGAGGAGAGACTACAGCGCTGCACGACATTGAGTGCTCCATTAACCAGGAGTACACCGTGCACTGCAAGCGAGACGAGAACGCCAACGAGGTTTACGTTCCGTTTTCCTTCCTGCGTAACTACTTCGACGTCAGTGGAGCAGTTTCCACCAACAGCAATGAGGTGGCCAAGTTCAACTGGGTGCACAGCACAGCCAAGGTTAACCTTCCCAGGGGAAAGTACGATGCGCGCGGCGTCTTTATGTACTTTGAGAACTACAACGTGGAGGTGCGCGACCGGGTGAAGTGCATCAGCGCCGCGGAGGGCGTTCCAGTGAGCACGCAATGGGAGAAGCGCGGGTACTTTTACCCCACACAAATTGCCCAGTTCGCGTTGTCGCACTACAGCAAGAACCTCACAGAGCCGGCGCCCAGGGTTCGCGTGCTGGAGGACGGCGACGGGAACCAGATGGAATGGAGTACGCCCAAGGCCAGCAACATGAGCCGCATCTGGCACCACAAGTTTAACACCAGTGTTGTCCAGTTCGAGACGGCACCTGGTTACGAGGGCGTCATCAGCATTGCTCTAAACCAGACATTGGATCTCCTGCTCAGCGTTGATCTGCTGCTGGTAACCAATAGCAGCAGTCTCATGATCACCGTCCAGAATCGGGACACCCGTCACACCTACAGCCTCCACTACATACCCGCAGATCTGCTGCTGAGCGTGCAGGATACAAACATCTACTACGGTCTGGGAGGCTCGGCACTGAACAAGTGGCGCCACATCACTCGAGACCTGCACATTGATCTTCAGAAGGGCGTCATGGGTGACAAACGCTCACCGTTAAAGATACGCCGCTCGGATCTGGAGGTAATATCTATTGGCTTTCTGGGCCTCGGCTTCTTCGACAATATCACCTTGTCCACCAGTGACCATCTGGCTCACTTCTACGACGCGGCTGAGTGGTTCGTCCACAACCAGGACCCCAAGACGGGCGGCTGGACCAATCCTGTGCGTCGCAGCCTCAACGGCTTTGCCGAATTGCGCCCGGGGTGGATATCAGCCATGGGTCAAGGCCACGCTATTTCAGTGCTGGCACGAGCCTACTGGCACTCCGGCGGAGATGAACGCTACCTTCGAGCGGCTGCAGCCGGATTGCAGCCTTATAGGGTATTCTCCCGGGACGGCGGCGTTCTGGCGCAGTTCATGGACAAGTTCTACTG GTACGAGGAGTACCCCACCACGCCACCCTCTTATGTGCTGAACGGCTTTATCTATTCACTGCTGGGTCTCTACGATCTCAACAGCACTGCCCCGGGAAAAATTGCCCGCGAAGCTGGAAAGCTTTTCGCGCAGGGCATGCACTCCCTTAAAAAGATGCTGTTGCTATTCGACACTGGCTCCGGCACCAGCTACGACCTGCGCCATCTCAGCCTAGGCGTGGCTCCTAATCTGGCGCGCTGGGACTACCATGCAACGCACGTGAACCAGTTACTTCTGTTAGCCACCATCGACAGCGATCCATTAATTGCACAAACTGCGGAGCGCTGGAAGGGCTACATGTTTGGTCGTCGAGCCAAGCACAACTGA
- the LOC6607869 gene encoding coenzyme Q-binding protein COQ10, mitochondrial isoform X2, translating into MLKGSTLKALDVRILWPLIETSGGHQRSFSSSIHRSYITFNDFRKKHRWYTKKELVGYSMQDMYSVVSDVSNYHKFVPYVKRSDVHSQGIGGFKADLIVGFPPLNEAYTSQVTLVPPSLVKSECHDGRLFNYLLNEWSFKPGLKDIPNSCVLDFKVSFEFKSLLHSNVANIFFDLICDQMENAFIQEVRRRSGPPSIRSHVLTSERS; encoded by the exons ATGCTAAAGGGTAGCACACTAAAAGCACTGGACGTCAGAATCTTATGGCCCCTTATTGAAACAAG TGGAGGACACCAGCGCAGCTTCTCCAGCAGCATCCACCGGTCCTACATAACATTCAATGATTTCCGTAAAAAACACCGCTGGTACACCAAAAAGGAGCTTGTGGG CTACTCCATGCAGGACATGTACAGCGTGGTTTCCGACGTCAGCAATTACCACAAGTTCGTGCCGTATGTGAAGCGCTCCGATGTGCACAGCCAGGGAATTGGAGGCTTCAAGGCGGACCTCATCGTCGGCTTTCCGCCGCTTAACGAGGCGTACACCTCGCAGGTGACCCTGGTGCCGCCCAGTTTGGTTAAGTCAGAGTGCCACGATGGACGTCTGTTCAACTACCTGTTGAATGAGTGGTCTTTTAAGCCGGGCCTCAAGGACATCCCTAACTCCTGCGTGCTGGACTTCAAGGTCTCGTTCGAGTTTAAGTCCCTCCTGCACAGCAACGTCGCCAACATATTTTTTGACCTTATCTGCGATCAAATGGAAAACGCTTTCATCCAGGAGGTGCGTCGACGGAGTGGTCCGCCCTCAATCCGCTCCCACGTGCTCACCTCGGAGCGGTCCTGA
- the LOC6607873 gene encoding aromatic-L-amino-acid decarboxylase has product MDVEEFRKYGKEVIDYICQYGTNIEERDVAPTLDPGYLKKLLPADAPQSPEPFKDVLEDFEQKIMPGVVHWNHPKFFAYFPSGNSFPSVLGDMLSSAIGSIGFSWASCPAAAELETIVMNWYAKALGLPKAFVSDAPGSTGGGALQGSASECVLVSLITARARAISELKGQTSVHDSVFLPSLIAYASREAHSSVEKATKMALVKLRIIDADEHGRMRVDLLRQAIQNDVNAGLTPFFVVATVGTTGGCAFDDITEIGKVCREVSSIWLHVDGAYAGNSFILPEMRVFSAGLEYADSFNTNPNKLLLTNFDASALWVRDVMNLKSALNVNPLYLRHEHLTGVDYRHYGIPLSRRFRALKLWFVFRTYGIRGLQEYIRNHMALAKKFEMLVRKDERFEVRNDVHLGLVCFRMRTGDEPNHMLLAQINHSGKMHMTPAKFNGRYVIRFCVTYEHASEKDILDAWTQIKCFAEEILRDHQLESSSVPTTPEGSERTSSEPVAPVAGKPPIKKRLTRTKSLRFSFTRSISREQYQSQSEHLMDGCTPILVVDPKTLQENFQKAADDNDRNNSNGTVKLKDISDVDTDEASN; this is encoded by the exons ATGGATGTGGAAGAGTTTCGCAAATACGGCAAGGAAGTGATTGATTATATATGCCAATATGGCACTAACATAGAGGAGCGCGACGTGGCGCCCACCTTGGATCCGGGTTACCTCAAAAAACTGCTACCAG CCGACGCTCCCCAGTCGCCGGAGCCGTTCAAGGACGTGCTCGAGGACTTCGAGCAGAAGATCATGCCGGGCGTGGTGCACTGGAACCACCCCAAGTTCTTCGCCTACTTCCCCTCGGGCAACTCCTTTCCATCGGTCCTAGGCGACATGCTAAGCAGTGCCATTGGTTCAATTGGCTTCAGCTGGGCCAGCTGTCCGGCGGCTGCCGAGCTGGAGACGATCGTTATGAACTGGTACGCCAAGGCCCTTGGCCTGCCCAAGGCCTTCGTTTCGGATGCCCCAGGCAGCACAGGCGGCGGCGCCCTCCAGGGATCCGCCTCGGAATGCGTTCTCGTCTCTCTGATCACAGCCCGTGCCCGGGCCATCAGCGAGCTGAAGGGTCAGACCAGCGTTCACGACAGCGTCTTCCTGCCCAGCCTGATCGCATACGCTAGCCGCGAGGCACACTCCTCCGTGGAAAAGGCCACCAAGATGGCCCTGGTGAAGCTTCGGATCATCGATGCCGACGAGCATGGACGCATGCGCGTTGACCTACTGCGCCAAGCAATTCAAAACGATGTGAACGCCGGCTTGACACCCTTCTTTGTAGTGGCCACTGTGGGTACCACCGGCGGCTGCGCTTTTGACGACATCACTGAGATCGGAAAGGTGTGCCGCGAGGTGTCGAGCATTTGGCTGCACGTAGACGGCGCCTATGCGGGAAACTCCTTTATTCTGCCCGAGATGCGGGTCTTTTCGGCCGGACTCGAATACGCCGACTCATTCAACACAAATCCCAACAAGCTTCTGCTGACGAACTTCGATGCCTCTGCCCTGTGGGTGCGGGATGTGATGAACCTTAAGAGCGCGCTGAATGTGAATCCCCTCTACCTGCGACACGAGCACTTGACCGGAGTTGACTACCGCCACTACGGCATTCCCCTGAGTCGCCGATTCCGGGCACTCAAGCTGTGGTTCGTCTTCCGGACATACGGCATTCGAGGACTACAGGAATACATTCGAAATCACATGGCGTTGGCTAAGAAGTTTGAGATGCTGGTGCGCAAGGATGAACGATTCGAAGTTCGCAACGACGTTCACCTTGGCCTAGTTTGCTTCAGAATGCG AACTGGCGACGAGCCCAATCACATGCTGCTCGCCCAGATCAACCACTCGGGCAAGATGCACATGACGCCGGCCAAGTTCAACGGCCGCTACGTGATCCGCTTCTGCGTCACCTACGAGCATGCCTCTGAGAAGGACATCCTAGATGCATGGACCCAGATAAAGTGCTTTGCTGAGGAAATACTGCGGGACCACCAGCTGGAGTCCAGCTCCGTGCCAACCACGCCGGAAGGCTCAGAGCGGACCAGCTCAGAGCCAGTGGCTCCAGTGGCGGGCAAGCCACCCATCAAAAAGAGGCTGACCAGGACAAAGTCGTTGCGCTTCTCCTTCACGCGCAGCATCTCGCGGGAGCAGTACCAGAGCCAGAGCGAGCACCTAATGGACGGGTGCACACCCATCCTGGTCGTTGATCCCAAAACTCTTCAGGAGAACTTCCAAAAGGCGGCGGATGACAATGACAGGAACAACAGCAATGGCACCGTAAAACTCAAAGATATATCAGACGTGGATACGGACGAGGCGAGTAACTGA
- the LOC6607869 gene encoding coenzyme Q-binding protein COQ10, mitochondrial isoform X1, whose product MLKGSTLKALDVRILWPLIETRSAAKLFVTLRLLLSCCSGGHQRSFSSSIHRSYITFNDFRKKHRWYTKKELVGYSMQDMYSVVSDVSNYHKFVPYVKRSDVHSQGIGGFKADLIVGFPPLNEAYTSQVTLVPPSLVKSECHDGRLFNYLLNEWSFKPGLKDIPNSCVLDFKVSFEFKSLLHSNVANIFFDLICDQMENAFIQEVRRRSGPPSIRSHVLTSERS is encoded by the exons ATGCTAAAGGGTAGCACACTAAAAGCACTGGACGTCAGAATCTTATGGCCCCTTATTGAAACAAGGTCAGCAG CAAAATTGTTCGTGACACTCAGATTGCTCTTATCCTGTTGCAGTGGAGGACACCAGCGCAGCTTCTCCAGCAGCATCCACCGGTCCTACATAACATTCAATGATTTCCGTAAAAAACACCGCTGGTACACCAAAAAGGAGCTTGTGGG CTACTCCATGCAGGACATGTACAGCGTGGTTTCCGACGTCAGCAATTACCACAAGTTCGTGCCGTATGTGAAGCGCTCCGATGTGCACAGCCAGGGAATTGGAGGCTTCAAGGCGGACCTCATCGTCGGCTTTCCGCCGCTTAACGAGGCGTACACCTCGCAGGTGACCCTGGTGCCGCCCAGTTTGGTTAAGTCAGAGTGCCACGATGGACGTCTGTTCAACTACCTGTTGAATGAGTGGTCTTTTAAGCCGGGCCTCAAGGACATCCCTAACTCCTGCGTGCTGGACTTCAAGGTCTCGTTCGAGTTTAAGTCCCTCCTGCACAGCAACGTCGCCAACATATTTTTTGACCTTATCTGCGATCAAATGGAAAACGCTTTCATCCAGGAGGTGCGTCGACGGAGTGGTCCGCCCTCAATCCGCTCCCACGTGCTCACCTCGGAGCGGTCCTGA
- the LOC6607870 gene encoding D-glucuronyl C5-epimerase B isoform X2: protein MSKYLSSQRDALSAPALPVSREIREQLKSQGQREPLVFFIMRLNLKAVLLVLTVAVVVITLGVYMRCAAFSFSPDLVRPLDRSARQSSSGGETTALHDIECSINQEYTVHCKRDENANEVYVPFSFLRNYFDVSGAVSTNSNEVAKFNWVHSTAKVNLPRGKYDARGVFMYFENYNVEVRDRVKCISAAEGVPVSTQWEKRGYFYPTQIAQFALSHYSKNLTEPAPRVRVLEDGDGNQMEWSTPKASNMSRIWHHKFNTSVVQFETAPGYEGVISIALNQTLDLLLSVDLLLVTNSSSLMITVQNRDTRHTYSLHYIPADLLLSVQDTNIYYGLGGSALNKWRHITRDLHIDLQKGVMGDKRSPLKIRRSDLEVISIGFLGLGFFDNITLSTSDHLAHFYDAAEWFVHNQDPKTGGWTNPVRRSLNGFAELRPGWISAMGQGHAISVLARAYWHSGGDERYLRAAAAGLQPYRVFSRDGGVLAQFMDKFYWYEEYPTTPPSYVLNGFIYSLLGLYDLNSTAPGKIAREAGKLFAQGMHSLKKMLLLFDTGSGTSYDLRHLSLGVAPNLARWDYHATHVNQLLLLATIDSDPLIAQTAERWKGYMFGRRAKHN, encoded by the exons ATGTCCAAATATCTAAGCAGTCAGAGAGATGCCCTTTCCGCACCCGCGCTTCCAGTAAGCAGGGAAATCCGGGAGCAACTAAAATCCCAAGGG CAACGCGAGCCACTGGTCTTTTTCATCATGCGACTGAACCTAAAAGCCGTGCTGCTTGTCCTCACGGTGGCTGTGGTGGTGATCACTCTTGGCGTGTATATGCGCTGCGCCGCCTTCTCCTTTTCGCCGGACTTGGTGCGACCTCTGGACCGGTCCGCAAGGCAGTCCTCCAGCGGAGGAGAGACTACAGCGCTGCACGACATTGAGTGCTCCATTAACCAGGAGTACACCGTGCACTGCAAGCGAGACGAGAACGCCAACGAGGTTTACGTTCCGTTTTCCTTCCTGCGTAACTACTTCGACGTCAGTGGAGCAGTTTCCACCAACAGCAATGAGGTGGCCAAGTTCAACTGGGTGCACAGCACAGCCAAGGTTAACCTTCCCAGGGGAAAGTACGATGCGCGCGGCGTCTTTATGTACTTTGAGAACTACAACGTGGAGGTGCGCGACCGGGTGAAGTGCATCAGCGCCGCGGAGGGCGTTCCAGTGAGCACGCAATGGGAGAAGCGCGGGTACTTTTACCCCACACAAATTGCCCAGTTCGCGTTGTCGCACTACAGCAAGAACCTCACAGAGCCGGCGCCCAGGGTTCGCGTGCTGGAGGACGGCGACGGGAACCAGATGGAATGGAGTACGCCCAAGGCCAGCAACATGAGCCGCATCTGGCACCACAAGTTTAACACCAGTGTTGTCCAGTTCGAGACGGCACCTGGTTACGAGGGCGTCATCAGCATTGCTCTAAACCAGACATTGGATCTCCTGCTCAGCGTTGATCTGCTGCTGGTAACCAATAGCAGCAGTCTCATGATCACCGTCCAGAATCGGGACACCCGTCACACCTACAGCCTCCACTACATACCCGCAGATCTGCTGCTGAGCGTGCAGGATACAAACATCTACTACGGTCTGGGAGGCTCGGCACTGAACAAGTGGCGCCACATCACTCGAGACCTGCACATTGATCTTCAGAAGGGCGTCATGGGTGACAAACGCTCACCGTTAAAGATACGCCGCTCGGATCTGGAGGTAATATCTATTGGCTTTCTGGGCCTCGGCTTCTTCGACAATATCACCTTGTCCACCAGTGACCATCTGGCTCACTTCTACGACGCGGCTGAGTGGTTCGTCCACAACCAGGACCCCAAGACGGGCGGCTGGACCAATCCTGTGCGTCGCAGCCTCAACGGCTTTGCCGAATTGCGCCCGGGGTGGATATCAGCCATGGGTCAAGGCCACGCTATTTCAGTGCTGGCACGAGCCTACTGGCACTCCGGCGGAGATGAACGCTACCTTCGAGCGGCTGCAGCCGGATTGCAGCCTTATAGGGTATTCTCCCGGGACGGCGGCGTTCTGGCGCAGTTCATGGACAAGTTCTACTG GTACGAGGAGTACCCCACCACGCCACCCTCTTATGTGCTGAACGGCTTTATCTATTCACTGCTGGGTCTCTACGATCTCAACAGCACTGCCCCGGGAAAAATTGCCCGCGAAGCTGGAAAGCTTTTCGCGCAGGGCATGCACTCCCTTAAAAAGATGCTGTTGCTATTCGACACTGGCTCCGGCACCAGCTACGACCTGCGCCATCTCAGCCTAGGCGTGGCTCCTAATCTGGCGCGCTGGGACTACCATGCAACGCACGTGAACCAGTTACTTCTGTTAGCCACCATCGACAGCGATCCATTAATTGCACAAACTGCGGAGCGCTGGAAGGGCTACATGTTTGGTCGTCGAGCCAAGCACAACTGA